CCGTACTTGCCGCCCTGCGCGTTAACGTCGGCTCCTTTGTCGAGGAGCAGTTGCACAACCTCTCGGTGGCCTTTATTAGAGGCAGCTTGCAGAGCATTGCCGTACTCGCAGCCCTGCATGTTGAAATCCGCTCCCTTATCCAGCAGCAATTGCACGACCTCTTGACGGCCTCGAAACGAGGCAGCTCGTAGAGCATTGCCGTACTCGCCGCCCTGCATGTTGACATCGGCTCCTTTGTCGAGGAGCAGTTGCACAATCTCTAAGTCGCCGAGAAATGAGGCAGGCTGGAGAGCATTGCCGTACTTGCCGCCCTGCGCGTTAACGTCGGCTCCTTTGTCGAGGAGCAGTTGCACAACCTCTCGGTGGCCTTTATTCAAGGCAGCTTGCAGAGCATTGCCGTACCAGCCGCCCCGCGCGTTGACATCCGCTCCCTTATCCAGCAGCAATTGCACGATCTCTAGGTGACCTTTGGATGAAGCAGCTTGCAGAGCATTGCCGTACTTGCCGCCCTGCATGTTGACATCCGCTCCTGTGTCTAATAGCAGTTGCACAACCTCTAGGTTGCCCTCAAGTGAGGCAGCGTATAGAGCGCTGCCGTAATAGCCGTACTCGTCGCCTTGCGCGTTGACATCCGCTCCCTTATCTAGGAGCAGTTGCACAACCTCTCGGTGGCCTTCATTCAAGGCAGCTTGCAGAGCATTGCCGTACCAGCCGCCCCGCGCGTTGACATCGGCTCCTTTGTCGAGGAGCAGTTGCACAACCTCTCGGTGGCCTTTGCATGAGGCAGCTTGCAGAGCATTGCCGTACTTGCCGCTCTGCGCGTTAACGTCAGCTCCTTTGTCGAGGAGCAGTTGCACAATCTCTAGGTTGCCGCCAAGTGAGGCAGCCTGTAGAGCATCCCCGTGACTATAGTCGCCCTGCCCGTTAACGTCGGCTCCTTTGTCGAGGAGCAGTTGCACAATCTCTAGGTTGCCGCCAACTGAGGCATCTTGCAGAGCATTGCCGTACTCGCCGTTGACATCCGCTCCCTTGTTCAGCAGCAGTTGCACGATCCCTAGGTTGCCGCGAAGTGAGGCAGCCTGTAGAGCAGTGCCGTACTGGCGACCCTCCGCGTTGACATCCGCTCCCTTATCCAGCAGCAGTTGCACAACCTCTTGGCTGCTGTAATATGAGGCAGCCTGTAGAGCAGTGCCGTAAAAGCCGCTGTGCGCGTTGACATCGGCTCCGTTGTCGAGGAACAGTTGCATGACCTCTAGGTTGCCCTGAAGTGAGGCAGCCGCATAGAGCGTTGCCGTACTCGCCGTACTCGCCGCCTTCCTCCGCATTGACATCGGCTCCCTTATCTAGGAGCAGTTGCACAACCTCTCGGTGGCCTTCATTCAAGGCAGCTTGCAGAGAATTCCCGTACTCACGGCCCCACGCGTTAACGTCGGCTCCTTTGTCGAGGAGCAGTTGCACAACCTCTCGGTGGCCTTTGCATGAGGCAGCGTATAGAGCTTTGCCGTACTCACCGCCCCACGCGTTAACGTCGGCTCCTTTGTCGAGGAGCAGTTGCACAACCTCTTGGCGGCCTTCATATGAGGCAACTTGGAGAGCATTGCCGTACTTGTCGCCCTGCGCGTTGACATTCGCTCTCTTATCTAGCAGCAGTTGCATGATCTCTACGTTGCCGTTAATGGAGGCAGCATATAGAGCATTGCCGTACTTGCCGCCCTGCATGTTGACATCCGCTCCTTTATCCAGCAGCAATTGCACAACCTTTAGGTGACCTTTGGATGAGGCAGCTTGTAGAGCATTGCCGTACTTGCCGCCCCGCATGTTGACATCCGCTCCTGTGTCTAATAGCAGTTGCACAACCTCTAGGTTGCCCTCAAGTGAGGCAGCGTATAGAGCGCTGCCGTAATAGCCGTACTCGTCGCCTTGCTCCGCATTGACATCCGCTCCCTTATCTAGGAGCAGTTGCACAACCTCTCGGTGGCCTTGATTCAAGGCAGCTTGCAGAGAATTCCCGTACTCACGGCCCCACGCGTTAACGTCGGCTCCTTTGTCGAGGAGCAGTTGCACAACCTCTCGGTGGCCTTTGCATGAGGCAGCGTATAGAGCTTTGCCGTACTCACCGCCCCACGCGTTAACGTTCGGCTCCTTTGTCGAGGAGCAGTTGCACAACCTCTTGGCGGCCTTCATATGGAGGCAACTTGGAGAGCATTGCCGTACTTGTCGCCCTGCGTGTTGACATCCGCTCTCTTTATCTAGCAGCAGTTGCATGATCTCTACGTTGCCGTTAATGGAGGCAGCATATAGAGCATTGCCGTACTTGCCGCCCTGCATGTTGACATCCGCTCCTTTATCCCAGCAGCAATTGCACAACCTTTAGGTGACCTTTGGATGAGGCAGCTTGTAGAGCATTGCCGTACTTGCCGCCCCGCATGTTGACATCCGCTCCCTTATCCAGCAGCAATTGCACAACCTTTAGGTGACCCTTGGATGAGGCAGCTTGTAACGCATTGCCGTACTCGCCACCCTGTGCGTTGACGTCGGCCCCTTCTGTTATTAAATCTGTTGCACCCCATGAAAGCCCACCCAGACAAGCATAATACAATCTGGATGCTCTAGGAGGTCCTGGTTTATTGCCCCACGAGCGGTCGGCCTCATACAATCGACACCACCGTTCAAATGTTGTCTCATCTCGTAAAAAGCTAAGTGTAATTCGAACGATGTCCTCAGAAGCCTCAGCCGAAACGGCGTAGTCCATCCAGGATTCTGCTGCATACCGTGCCATTGGAAAATCGTATCTGATCGTGCTGTCACTGCCCCTGATATCGGTAAGGTACGTCAAGCAAGTTTTGGAGATGGCAATGCTGGCATTTTCGAGATTGAATTGGGCTTGTTCAAGAAGATACTCTTTGACAGAGAAATGGGCCAGATGAAGTTCCTCTACGGTCCAGATGGATTTCGTGACTTCGGCGATTATAACCAAGCTGGGGCAGTATCGTAGGATGTCGGTTTTTAGAGATAGTCTGCCATCAACATCGAAGCCCCGAGGCTCTTGATCTATTTCGGTAGCTATCACTTCGATAGCCTCTGCTAGCTCCAGAGGCCTCTTGGTGTAGACGAGAAACTGCAGGAGACGAATCGCGCTGCGCTTGTATTCCGACGGTATGTTTTGGAGCATGCGGCAATATGTCTCATTCAGATCACGCGGCAAGGACCTGAGAGCTGTCTTAATGTCTTTTGGGCTCAGACATCGA
This window of the Fusarium oxysporum f. sp. lycopersici 4287 chromosome 14, whole genome shotgun sequence genome carries:
- a CDS encoding hypothetical protein (At least one base has a quality score < 10), with protein sequence MVMSNPQKYTVGWICAIATEYLAAQLFLDEEHEGPEFVSANDSNNYTLGKIGKHNVVIAVLPHGEYGISSAAGVARDMLHSFPNVRFGLMVGIGGGAPTTEHDIRLGDVVVSASGHGKGGVFQYDFGKAVQGQEFQETGFLNQPPTILRTAVHGLLTQYKRKGHQLHKHIDDILVENPRLKKEFQRPESSTDRLYHSSKVHPPNDQSSCAKACGDDPSTLVVRPGRTEDEDNPAIHYGLIASANRLMKDALTRDALAAKKGVLCFEMEAAGLMNHFPCLVIRGICDYSDSHKNKEWQGFAAMMAAAYAKDLLHQIPPSKVEAEKPISEILSSSYPAFQEWKLGTRQHLWLYGLAGCGKTILSTTILDHLLQIDTHTTLAFFFDFNDARKQKLEDLLRSLAVQLYYTGNEAARRLDNLFTSHDDGRRQPDTNALSAKAQLIVTGRPEVEFESAIPRSFGKRNCVQLDKNVINADIRSYVEATLEQKPDFVDKKLSPSILEEIRDKIGDGADGMFRWAACQLETLARCLSPKDIKTALRSLPRDLNETYCRMLQNIPSEYKRSAIRLLQFLVYTKRPLELAEAIEVIATEIDQEPRGFDVDGRLSLKTDILRYCPSLVIIAEVTKSIWTVEELHLAHFSVKEYLLEQAQFNLENASIAISKTCLTYLTDIRGSDSTIRYDFPMARYAAESWMDYAVSAEASEDIGGKYGNALYAASINGNVEIMQLLLDKESGCQHAGRQVRQCSPSCLHMKAAKRLCNCSSTKEPNVNAWGGEYGKALYAASCKGHREVVQLLLDKGADVNAWGREYGNSLQAALNQGHREVVQLLLDKGADVNAEQGDEYGYYGSALYAASLEGNLEVVQLLLDTGADVNMRGGKYGNALQAASSKGHLKVVQLLLDKGADVNMQGGKYGNALYAASINGNVEIMQLLLDKRANVNAQGDKYGNALQVASYEGRQEVVQLLLDKGADVNAWGGEYGKALYAASCKGHREVVQLLLDKGADVNAWGREYGNSLQAALNEGHREVVQLLLDKGADVNAEEGGEYGDSQEVVQLLLDKGADVNAEGRQYGTALQAASLRGNLGIVQLLLNKGADVNGEYGNALQDASVGGNLEIVQLLLDKGADVNGQGDYSHGDALQAASLGGNLEIVQLLLDKGADVNAQSGKYGNALQAASCKGHREVVQLLLDKGADVNARGGWYGNALQAALNEGHREVVQLLLDKGADVNAQGDEYGYYGSALYAASLEGNLEVVQLLLDTGADVNMQGGKYGNALQAASSKGHLEIVQLLLDKGADVNARGGWYGNALQAALNKGHREVVQLLLDKGADVNAQGGKYGNALQPASFLGDLEIVQLLLDKGADVNMQGGEYGNALRAASFRGRQEVVQLLLDKGADFNMQGCEYGNALQAASNKGHREVVQLLLDKGADVNAQGGKYGNALQPASFLGDLEIVQLLLDKGADVNAWGREYGNALQAALIEGHREVVQLLLDKGADVNMQGGKYGNALQAAWRTCNQGIVQLLLDKGAHINA